Proteins co-encoded in one Halorussus sp. MSC15.2 genomic window:
- a CDS encoding acyl-CoA dehydrogenase family protein yields the protein MPFRLTEDQRALREDVREFAESEIRPRAIELDRNEEYPGDVMAELGDRGYAGITLPEEYGGRGDGVVELVVLTEELAAAMMTVASALALNLGVATVIERFGTDAQREEYLPEMATFETVGALGLSEANAGANKLEMETTAERAGDEWVIDGHKQWVTNFQHADVVLTYAKTGPDADAPHNISAFLVPTEEFEVEEVWETLGARNVKSPRVRLSDVRVPGENLVGGEGEAYVQRGKIHTGVNVAARGVGIARAALEDTAAYTDEREQFDQSIGSFQGVRWTVAKMAQRADAARLLTLRAADRADRGEDVRREFAAAKIHATEAAVENANDAMQLHGGKGYTTDHHVERYLRDARLLTIAGGPNEVHRNALADAVYETETPE from the coding sequence ATGCCGTTCCGTCTGACGGAAGACCAGCGAGCGCTCCGCGAGGACGTGCGCGAGTTCGCCGAGTCCGAGATTCGCCCGCGCGCCATCGAACTCGACCGAAACGAGGAGTACCCCGGCGACGTCATGGCCGAACTCGGCGACCGGGGGTACGCGGGCATCACGCTCCCGGAGGAGTACGGCGGCCGCGGCGATGGAGTGGTCGAACTCGTCGTTCTCACCGAGGAACTCGCGGCGGCGATGATGACCGTCGCCAGCGCGCTGGCGCTCAATCTGGGCGTCGCGACAGTCATCGAACGGTTCGGGACCGACGCCCAGCGCGAGGAGTACCTGCCCGAGATGGCGACCTTCGAGACGGTGGGCGCGCTCGGCCTCAGCGAGGCGAACGCCGGCGCGAACAAACTGGAGATGGAGACTACCGCCGAACGGGCAGGTGATGAGTGGGTCATCGACGGTCACAAGCAGTGGGTCACCAACTTCCAGCACGCCGACGTCGTCCTCACCTACGCGAAGACTGGTCCCGACGCCGACGCGCCCCACAACATCAGCGCGTTCCTCGTCCCAACCGAGGAGTTCGAGGTCGAGGAGGTGTGGGAGACCCTCGGCGCGCGCAACGTGAAATCGCCGCGGGTCAGACTCTCCGACGTGCGCGTGCCCGGCGAGAACCTCGTCGGCGGGGAGGGTGAGGCGTACGTCCAGCGCGGTAAGATTCACACCGGCGTGAACGTCGCGGCCCGCGGGGTCGGCATCGCCCGCGCGGCGCTCGAAGACACTGCGGCGTACACCGACGAGCGCGAGCAGTTCGACCAGTCAATCGGGTCGTTTCAGGGCGTCCGGTGGACCGTGGCGAAGATGGCCCAGCGCGCCGACGCCGCCCGTCTGCTGACGCTCCGGGCCGCCGACCGCGCCGACCGCGGCGAGGACGTGCGTCGGGAGTTCGCCGCAGCGAAGATTCACGCGACCGAGGCCGCGGTCGAGAACGCGAACGACGCGATGCAACTCCACGGCGGGAAGGGGTACACGACCGACCACCACGTCGAGCGCTACCTCCGCGACGCCCGCCTCCTGACGATTGCAGGCGGGCCGAACGAGGTTCACCGGAACGCGCTTGCTGATGCGGTGTACGAAACGGAGACTCCTGAGTAA
- a CDS encoding dihydrolipoamide acetyltransferase family protein gives MVREFKLPDVGEGVAEGEIVSWLVEEGDTVTEDQPVAEVETDKAIVEVPSPVDGTVREIIPEEGEVVEVGSVIITFDVEGEPVEEGQTEGEARRAAEADAGAAEAEASGSETEQATTQGDATEETVAEEVSTGEGRVFAAPSARRVARELGVDIAAVDGSGPSGRVTEQDVRRAAESADAGGEPGEPDVSSPMDGSASTGGPEMTETPADSGSPSPGAGGSPSPVESADRDRTLAAPATRRIAEEQGVDLNAVPATEQRDGEAFVTSEAVMQYAEAQRQAQQSQAETAAQTPAGERVERIQYKGVRKTIGDAMSQSKYTAPHVTHHDTAVVDALVETRERLKPRAEERGIRLTYMPFVMKAVVASLKQHPKLNAELDEEAGEILRKNYYNVGVATATDAGLMVPVVDDVDGKGLLQISSEVNELVQKARDRSISRDELQGSTFSVTNFGAIGGEYATPILNYPEAAILGIGELKQRPVVEDGEVVAKHTLPISLTIDHRIVDGADAAAFANTFIEYVENPELLLLE, from the coding sequence ATGGTACGAGAATTCAAGCTGCCAGACGTCGGCGAAGGCGTCGCAGAGGGCGAAATAGTCAGTTGGCTGGTCGAGGAAGGCGACACCGTCACCGAGGACCAACCCGTCGCCGAAGTCGAGACCGACAAGGCCATCGTAGAGGTCCCCTCGCCGGTCGATGGGACGGTCCGGGAAATCATCCCCGAAGAGGGCGAAGTCGTCGAAGTCGGTTCGGTCATCATCACCTTCGACGTCGAAGGTGAACCGGTCGAAGAGGGCCAGACGGAGGGCGAAGCACGGAGAGCCGCGGAGGCCGACGCCGGGGCCGCGGAAGCCGAGGCGTCCGGCAGCGAGACCGAGCAGGCGACCACGCAGGGCGACGCGACCGAGGAGACGGTCGCCGAGGAAGTCTCGACCGGCGAAGGCCGCGTGTTCGCCGCTCCGAGCGCGCGCCGCGTCGCCCGCGAACTCGGCGTGGATATCGCCGCAGTGGACGGGTCCGGTCCGAGCGGTCGCGTGACCGAGCAGGACGTGCGACGCGCCGCGGAGTCGGCCGACGCGGGGGGCGAACCCGGTGAACCGGACGTCTCCTCGCCCATGGACGGGTCCGCCAGTACCGGCGGCCCCGAGATGACGGAAACCCCCGCCGACAGCGGCAGTCCGTCGCCCGGCGCAGGCGGGTCGCCCTCTCCCGTCGAGTCGGCCGACCGCGACCGGACGCTGGCCGCGCCCGCGACCCGGCGCATCGCCGAGGAACAGGGCGTGGACCTGAACGCGGTGCCCGCGACCGAACAGCGTGACGGCGAGGCGTTCGTCACCAGCGAAGCCGTGATGCAGTACGCCGAGGCCCAGCGGCAGGCCCAGCAGTCCCAAGCCGAGACTGCCGCCCAGACGCCCGCTGGCGAGCGAGTCGAGCGCATCCAGTACAAAGGCGTCCGCAAGACCATCGGCGACGCGATGTCGCAGTCGAAGTACACCGCGCCCCACGTCACCCACCACGACACCGCGGTCGTGGACGCGCTCGTCGAGACGCGCGAGCGACTCAAGCCCCGGGCGGAGGAGCGGGGCATCCGCCTCACGTACATGCCGTTCGTCATGAAGGCGGTCGTCGCGTCGCTCAAGCAACACCCCAAACTGAACGCCGAACTTGACGAGGAGGCCGGCGAAATCCTGCGCAAGAACTACTACAACGTCGGCGTGGCGACCGCGACCGACGCCGGACTGATGGTCCCGGTCGTGGACGACGTGGACGGGAAGGGTCTGCTCCAGATATCCAGCGAGGTCAACGAACTGGTCCAGAAGGCCCGCGACCGCTCCATCTCGCGCGACGAGTTGCAGGGTTCGACGTTCAGCGTCACCAACTTCGGCGCCATCGGCGGCGAGTACGCCACGCCCATCCTCAACTACCCCGAGGCGGCCATCCTCGGCATCGGCGAGTTGAAACAGCGCCCGGTCGTCGAGGACGGCGAGGTCGTGGCCAAGCACACGCTGCCCATCTCGCTGACCATCGACCACCGCATCGTGGACGGGGCCGACGCCGCGGCGTTCGCCAACACGTTCATCGAGTACGTCGAGAACCCCGAACTCCTGCTGTTGGAGTAG
- the ilvA gene encoding threonine ammonia-lyase gives MTDVTLSDIETARERFDETVVQRTDIERSRSLSEMTGAEVHLKMEHLQRTGSFKTRGAYNKLQQVAERGTANRVVAASAGNHAQGVALAATKTGIDSTIVMPENAPQAKVEATRGYGADVELRGEDFRAAMEYAQSLTEADDTEFVHAYDDPAIVAGQGTIGIEIHEQMPETDTVVVPIGGGGLIGGVSAALAELDPDVRVVGVQAEQAATVPESLDKGIPASIDSPTTIADGIATGGISELTLGLIQEHVDEVVTVTDDEIARAELLLLERAKQLVEAAGASSVAAVLSEDLDVTGETVVPILSGGNIDISMLQTVLTQALTERSQLMRLRVRIEDEPGEMTTLSGIIADTGANIRTVRHDRAVDDLRVGEAYLVFQVVTSGTGHAEKIIEKVRDAGYEVERVA, from the coding sequence ATGACCGACGTTACCCTGTCCGACATCGAAACTGCGCGCGAGCGCTTCGACGAGACGGTCGTCCAGCGCACCGACATCGAGCGAAGTCGGTCGCTGAGCGAGATGACCGGCGCGGAGGTCCACCTGAAGATGGAGCACCTCCAGCGCACAGGGTCGTTCAAGACCCGCGGTGCGTACAACAAACTCCAGCAGGTCGCCGAGCGCGGCACCGCGAACCGGGTCGTGGCCGCGAGCGCAGGCAACCACGCGCAGGGCGTCGCGCTGGCCGCGACGAAGACCGGCATCGACTCGACCATCGTGATGCCCGAGAACGCGCCGCAGGCGAAGGTCGAGGCCACTCGCGGCTACGGCGCGGACGTGGAGTTGCGGGGCGAGGACTTCCGGGCCGCGATGGAGTACGCCCAGTCGCTGACGGAGGCCGACGACACCGAGTTCGTCCACGCCTACGACGACCCGGCCATCGTCGCGGGGCAGGGCACCATCGGCATCGAAATCCACGAGCAGATGCCGGAGACCGACACCGTGGTCGTCCCCATCGGCGGCGGGGGTCTCATCGGCGGCGTCAGCGCGGCGCTGGCCGAACTCGACCCGGACGTCCGCGTCGTGGGCGTACAGGCCGAGCAGGCCGCGACGGTCCCCGAGAGCCTCGACAAAGGCATCCCGGCTTCCATCGACTCTCCGACGACCATCGCGGACGGCATCGCCACGGGCGGCATCTCGGAGTTGACGCTCGGTCTCATTCAGGAACACGTGGACGAGGTCGTCACGGTCACCGACGACGAAATCGCCCGCGCGGAACTCCTCCTGCTCGAACGCGCCAAGCAGTTGGTCGAGGCCGCGGGCGCGTCGTCGGTCGCCGCGGTCCTCTCCGAGGACCTCGACGTGACGGGCGAGACGGTCGTTCCGATTCTCTCGGGCGGCAACATCGACATCTCGATGCTCCAGACCGTCCTGACGCAGGCGCTCACCGAGCGGAGCCAGTTGATGCGCCTCCGAGTCCGCATCGAGGACGAACCCGGCGAGATGACGACGCTCTCGGGCATCATCGCCGACACCGGCGCGAACATCCGGACGGTCCGCCACGACCGCGCGGTGGACGACCTCCGGGTCGGCGAGGCCTACCTCGTGTTTCAGGTCGTCACGAGCGGGACCGGCCACGCCGAGAAAATCATCGAGAAGGTCAGAGACGCCGGGTACGAAGTCGAACGCGTGGCGTGA
- a CDS encoding alpha-ketoacid dehydrogenase subunit beta — MSQQAQPEQETENLTLVQAVRDGLYTEMQQDDDVLVMGEDVGRNGGVFRATEGLYDEFGEDRVIDTPLAESGIIGTAIGMATYGLKPVPEIQFMGFIYPGFDQIVSHAARMRTRSRGRFTCPMVIRAPYGGGIRAPEHHSESTEAFFAHQPGLKVVIPSTPYDTKGLLTSAIRDPDPVMFLEPKLIYRAFRGEVPTESYEVPIGEAAVREEGSDISVFTWGAMTRPTVEAAEQLEGEIDVEVVDLRTVSPLDEETIVESFKKTGRAAVVHEAPKSGGLGAEISSIIQEEALLYQEAPVERITGFDTPFPLYALEDYYLPEPARIKEGIRDAVNF, encoded by the coding sequence ATGAGCCAACAAGCACAACCAGAGCAGGAGACCGAGAACCTCACGCTAGTGCAGGCTGTTCGAGACGGACTGTACACCGAAATGCAGCAGGACGACGACGTCCTCGTCATGGGCGAGGATGTCGGCCGGAACGGCGGCGTGTTCCGCGCGACCGAGGGCCTCTACGACGAGTTCGGCGAGGACCGGGTCATCGACACCCCGCTCGCGGAGTCCGGCATCATCGGCACCGCCATCGGCATGGCGACCTACGGCCTGAAGCCGGTGCCGGAAATTCAGTTCATGGGGTTCATCTACCCCGGTTTCGACCAGATAGTGAGCCATGCCGCGCGCATGCGCACCCGTAGCCGCGGCCGGTTCACCTGTCCGATGGTCATCCGCGCGCCCTACGGCGGCGGCATCCGCGCGCCAGAACACCACTCCGAATCGACCGAGGCGTTCTTCGCCCACCAACCGGGCCTGAAGGTCGTCATCCCGAGCACCCCGTACGACACCAAGGGCCTGCTCACGTCGGCCATCCGCGACCCCGACCCGGTGATGTTCCTCGAACCGAAACTCATCTACCGGGCGTTCCGCGGCGAGGTGCCGACCGAGTCCTACGAGGTGCCCATCGGCGAGGCCGCTGTCCGCGAGGAAGGCTCGGACATCTCGGTGTTCACGTGGGGCGCGATGACCCGACCGACCGTCGAGGCCGCCGAGCAACTGGAGGGCGAAATCGACGTCGAAGTCGTGGACCTCCGGACCGTCTCGCCGCTCGACGAGGAGACCATCGTGGAGTCGTTCAAGAAGACCGGCCGGGCGGCGGTCGTCCACGAAGCACCGAAGTCCGGCGGACTGGGGGCCGAAATCAGCTCCATCATCCAAGAGGAGGCCCTGCTGTATCAGGAGGCCCCGGTCGAGCGCATCACCGGATTCGACACGCCGTTCCCGCTGTACGCGCTCGAAGACTACTACCTGCCCGAACCCGCCCGCATCAAGGAAGGCATCCGGGACGCCGTGAACTTCTGA